The segment AGTGCACAATAAGTTCCTAacaaaattcgataaatttaacgCTGTAGTATCTAGTCAGAATAAAAGATGTACCTGCTAACGCCGGTCCCGTGAAATAATACGTATTCTTGTAAGGGGTTTCgcattgtaaattttgacATATATCGTTTAACGTGACTACGTTTGCTTCCTCGTCGCGCAAAAATAATTCGCATTGTGCTTTGGCAGTCCATTCTCTTCCAGGTAAATTGTGATAACTCCTACTTTCAAATACGTATGTGTCATCTTCGAGTCTGACATGATCTTGAAGACATTTAAacggaaatttttttattgctttacgACTCTGCTTGGACCAAGCTACTCGACTTTTATTGGCATCGTATGTCGACATTATGTATTCGTATCTGTCCCCTGAGTTTTCTGCATCGTGTGTTAATCCTAAACTATTGaacagataaattaataattatgaatatataatatatttcacattacttaattaaaatatctttatatattttatagttaataCGTAGTGAACGTATTACAAAGATAAACAATCAAAGaatcaaatttcttaaaaaaaagagagaaagagatttttTACTTGTTGACTTTAAATCGtacgattaaataaattatgatacaaaatgtgatttttacttaattcatacgtataaaactaatttatatatacttacacGTGACCAATTTCATGGGCACCTGTAGAAGATGATTTTAAACCCGAAGATACGATTTCAGTAGCACGAAACCTTGCGATCGAGCATGAAAAATTCTTCTCGCATAAGCCACCGGTGTAGGATGATCCCAgaacgttataaatattagaatcgTTCTCCAAACGTTTATTAAGTTCTAATCCTGTTAGGTAAAGGCTAATGTCCCAGTAACGGGGATCATTTTTGTTCGGAGGCTTGCGAACTTCCGCATAATTGCAGAACAAATGCAGCAGCTTCTTATGGTTGCTGCTGGTAGCTGGTAAATTTATCGGTTGTTTTTCCATGAACTCCAAACGTCTCAACGAAATATCGAAAGAGACACCCAAACTCGGATGATGGAGAATAGCCTGAATACGATTTACATACGCTAATATCATGTAACGTATTTTTTCCTTATCGTTGTTCAGAAGAGGCATGAATATGCGATATGCTGCTTCATCGAAAAAAACGGCAAGTTCTATGGTTAACTTTTGTTGCGCACTTCGTACGCGACGTCGCTTcggtttaaaatttttccaatagTAAAGATTTAAGTCACCAAAATATTTCACTGACTTTTTAACAAGATGAGATTTGCCAAATGAaagattaatttgttttttatcgcAAGAATCATCGATTAGGGACAGTGGCGCAAAGTCCTTCCGCAAAGGCCAAATTTCGAATATGTTGTTTTCCACAAAAATGAGTCCTTCCtacttttaaaaagatttatttatttttttatttgtcgtgTTGTTTTctaacttatatataaaacaaagaacaataaaattttaaattaaaaaataacattctcCAAACTGTTCGTTTTTATGTGATACTACTCGCACTGACCAATCCATTTCCTTGACAAAAGTTGATGGCCGCAAAGCTAACATGATCTTCGTGAAGATAAAAGCAAGAATTCGATGCTTTTAACTGCGCAAAATTTTCTGCAACGTCGTTGGCATTATATTTCCATACTTCAAACGCATATAATACCATTTGATCGTCTCTACGCAGATTCAACTGAATCAATTTTCCGAAAACTTTGAGAGTTAATGGTATCTACAAATTggataattaagaaaatgcttgataattttcaaataacgcTTTGGGCGCAgagtaacaaataaaacactACAGTAATACGAAGTACCTCATTCAAGTCTGTCGAATTCAATGCCggtagtaataatatttcgctATCTTGCGTGATAGACGCGTacgttacatttaatataattattaacacaaatttcaatataaatagcATGTTTTATTTGCGTGTttcaattctaaatatttggaaatatctcgttaaagaacttttatatattacaaatttttatatacttattttataagacacttatatttattatatcttagAAGATCGCGTAAGAAATACATACTGTCATCAGAGTTTAAGAACATAATGTGTGACACCTATTGTATATATTCTTTACGctcatacatacacatatctGTGTTTCTTTCAGTTTCGTATCATATATACAATAACATGTGATACTTGCAATAACGGTGgagtttcaaaaaatacaatttttgtttgaaattgtgaaaaatgtaatatcatTTACAAACATTTCGAACATTCACAAATGTCCAATTTTTATTGAGgataatctaatttttgtaGGGTCACTAACACATTACATTGCGTGCACCATCTTCCCGCGcggaaatatgaaataaaatacaaagagaaaatacattaaaatacaattcaaaattaacattttatcgaaattcattaaataattgttactaattataaaaatttcaaaaatgcagattctaacattaattaaagcaataaaaatgcctatttatacaatttcgcttaataattgtgtatcaaattgaaattatattatattctaatatGTTTGtagataaagttttattttctacgaaatatataaaatttaaacgaaaaaaaagagaatggCTAAAAATGTAAGACCAAGTAAAGGtgatattataacattatttttattaaaaatatagtgataatatatatttctttgtaattaaaaaataagtggCACGAGCAGTACGTGCTTGTGTGtctaataatacaaaattacttagtacatttttttttataatcaaaacCCATCGAACATCATATTCACtcaatatattctatattcttaAGAAAcaccaaaattatttttccatacaaacaaataacaaataatgtctggtataaaacaaattaaaaactgtCGACTCATGctcgttttgcaatttttctttcatcggATTActcattaatacatataaataatgtcttAATCATTGTTCTTCGAATGAGTAGCTTTGCGGCAAACAATAATGCTGGCGGCAGTAATAATCCTCGTCATTTTCTTTGTGACACCACGTTCCATCCGGAAAATATGGGTTAATGCCATAGTCTAGCATTTTGAAGCGTAAGTttaatgtgtaataaatagGATGTTTCTTTTGTACACAGTGTATAGTACAAGCTATCCACGGTTTATCAACTTCATGAGAAGCCTGCCATCCCGGCTTTGTTTCCAGTTCGAATATGGTACGGCTGAATTCGGTGCATTTCATGGTCGTGAACTCGGCGATTGTTTTACGTCTTTCATTACAGAGTGACGAATCATCGCACAAATTGACGTCATAATATGGTCCAATGCAATCCGCTGTTTTGTGAGTTTTATGTTTGCAAAAACGTCGTTTGACTAATGCGCCTTTAGATTCTTCCAAACAACTGCTTTTACAAGTGTCTTCCTTCCATTCACTCCAGTTATCGTCTTCacaatacttaaaaatgtatGGCGGCTCGATAACTGGTACGCATTCTTCTCTGCGACATTCCTTCCCAAGTGCGCAATGAGTTCCTAAAAAAGAATCGATAAATATAACGCTGTAGTATCtagtaagaataaaaaacgtACCTGCTAGCGCCGGTCccgtgaaataatatatatttttgtgaggGGTTTCGCATTGTAAATTTTGGCATATATCATGTAACGTGACTACGTTTGCATCTTCGTCGCGCAAAAATAATTCGCATTGTGCTTTGGCAGTCCATTCTCTTCCAGGTAAATTGTGATAACTCCAACTTTCAAATACATATGTGTCATCTTCGGATCTGACATGATCTCGAAGACATGAATATGATAAATGTGTAATGTCTTCCGACCAGAGTAGCCATCTCATTTCTTTATGACTGTGCTCGGACCATGATATCTGACTTTGGTTGGACGTGTAAGCTGCCATTATGTATTCGCGCGCGTATATGTCTGTCGAATTTTTTGAATCGTGTGTCAATCCTAAACTGTTgaacagataaattattaatcatgaCAATGTTCTTtactttgcattatttttaatcaaaatattttttaatactttataatttattcacagTTAATATActaaacaattaaagaatcaACGTTCTTTAGAAAAGTTTCTTTACTTGTTGACTTTAAACTGtacgattaaataaattttaatataaaaaaaaatttttatttactttatacaTATAGTATATAGAAAGTTACATATGAACCAGTATATATACACTTACGCATGAGCAATCTCATGAACAGCAACAGAAGCtgattctttaattatagaaGATATGATTTCAGATGTAGCACGGAATTCTGTAATCGCGCATGAAACTTCCCTATTGCATATGCCATTAAGATGGGATCTTCCCAAAATGGTATAACTCTTCGTCAAAGtgttcttcaaatatttataaagatctATTCCGGTTAGACAAAGACTAAAGTCCCAATGAAGCGGATCATTATCATGTACAGGATTGTAAAGTCTCGCATATTTGCAAAACGAATTCAGCAGTTTCTTATAGTCGCTGTTGACTGGCAAATTCATCGGTTGGTTTTCCATAATCTCCAAATATTTCAACGAAATATCGACAGAAACACCCAAACTCGAATGATGGAATATAGCCTGAATACGATTCACATACGCTAATATCATATAGCgtatttt is part of the Linepithema humile isolate Giens D197 chromosome 3, Lhum_UNIL_v1.0, whole genome shotgun sequence genome and harbors:
- the LOC136999089 gene encoding A disintegrin and metalloproteinase with thrombospondin motifs adt-2-like; translated protein: MLFILKFVLIIILNVTYASITQDSEILLLPALNSTDLNEIPLTLKVFGKLIQLNLRRDDQMVLYAFEVWKYNANDVAENFAQLKASNSCFYLHEDHVSFAAINFCQGNGLEGLIFVENNIFEIWPLRKDFAPLSLIDDSCDKKQINLSFGKSHLVKKSVKYFGDLNLYYWKNFKPKRRRVRSAQQKLTIELAVFFDEAAYRIFMPLLNNDKEKIRYMILAYVNRIQAILHHPSLGVSFDISLRRLEFMEKQPINLPATSSNHKKLLHLFCNYAEVRKPPNKNDPRYWDISLYLTGLELNKRLENDSNIYNVLGSSYTGGLCEKNFSCSIARFRATEIVSSGLKSSSTGAHEIGHVLGLTHDAENSGDRYEYIMSTYDANKSRVAWSKQSRKAIKKFPFKCLQDHVRLEDDTYVFESRSYHNLPGREWTAKAQCELFLRDEEANVVTLNDICQNLQCETPYKNTYYFTGPALAGTYCALGKECHGRECVPVIEPPYNFKDCEDDNWSEWKKDTCKSGCLPKSKGALVKRRFCKHETHITANCIGPYYDVVLCNDSLLCRQKRKTIVEFTTTKCTEFNSVIYELERKPGWQAPHEVDKPWVACTIHCVREDYPTYYAPRLEMLDHGINPYFPDGTWCHKENDEDYYCRQHHCLPQSYSFGE
- the LOC105679427 gene encoding A disintegrin and metalloproteinase with thrombospondin motifs 7-like, which encodes MLLILKFVLIIILNVTYESITQDSEILLLPALNPTGMNEIPLTLKVFGKLIQLNLRRDDQTVLPASNVWKYNAKSIAENFLQSKASISCFYLHEDHVSFAAINFCQGNGLEGLVFVENVTLEIRPLRNDFALPSIIDDFCVKEQINVSFGKFHLIKTSVLSFNGLNLNHWNNFKPKRRRVRSTQEKITIELAVFFDEAAYRTFMPLLDNNKEKIRYMILAYVNRIQAIFHHSSLGVSVDISLKYLEIMENQPMNLPVNSDYKKLLNSFCKYARLYNPVHDNDPLHWDFSLCLTGIDLYKYLKNTLTKSYTILGRSHLNGICNREVSCAITEFRATSEIISSIIKESASVAVHEIAHALGLTHDSKNSTDIYAREYIMAAYTSNQSQISWSEHSHKEMRWLLWSEDITHLSYSCLRDHVRSEDDTYVFESWSYHNLPGREWTAKAQCELFLRDEDANVVTLHDICQNLQCETPHKNIYYFTGPALAGTHCALGKECRREECVPVIEPPYIFKYCEDDNWSEWKEDTCKSSCLEESKGALVKRRFCKHKTHKTADCIGPYYDVNLCDDSSLCNERRKTIAEFTTMKCTEFSRTIFELETKPGWQASHEVDKPWIACTIHCVQKKHPIYYTLNLRFKMLDYGINPYFPDGTWCHKENDEDYYCRQHYCLPQSYSFEEQ